The window GTCTGGGCTTTGGGCTGTAACTTCCTGTCTGAGGAAGAGACACCCCAAATCCTGCCCTGTCTGCCttcatgggtgggggggggggacagaaaagCATCTCATCCATCATCCTCACCCACTGCCCTTCTAGCCTGAACGCATttcccactcccccccacccccaccaatgcgtttcccatcccacccctgccccaccctccttctccaGCCAAGCAGCTTCTGCCTGTGGGCGGGTCTAAAGCCTaatccccacccctctctctgctgtctcttctctgagggctcccccccccccatcaccctgGGTGGGGCGGGCAAACCATCTGTGCCAACTTTAATATATAAATGCCAAAAAGCCTGAGCACAATGAGGAGGGGGTGGTCCCTGAGCAGATGAATGTTTCCATCAACTCAACCCTGGGTGTTCCGGGAACACCCTGTGCTTCCCACCTCCTAGTCCATGGGCACCGGCAAGGGCTCCTCGAGTTAGCTCAGGGACAGtcgcccctgctcccctccccagccatCTCCTTAGAGTGCCCTGGCACCCACTGCCAcatgctcccccacccctgctcagtgATGTTGACAGAACATTCATTACAcccactttatggatgaggaaaagtGAGACCCAGAAAGGAGCGGAACTTGGCACAAGTAGTGAGACGAGCCTAGAAGCCAGATCCTGGGTCCCAGCGCCAGGTGTCCTCCCGCTGGGCCCCGCTGCTAGGGCGTGGCTTGGGCCCCAGGAAATGGGTGAGTTTTGGGGAGGCCGGGATCTTCCTGCCACCTTGGGACCAGCAGCATCTCTTTGCTCCCCCAGCACCTGCCCCAGAGGATTCAAATGCTGTGGTGACAGCTGCTGCCAGGAGTATGAGCTCTTCTCCAGTCCCCTGAGGTGAGCCCAGGGTCAGCTCCTCGGGCGCAGTCCTCAGGGCGACTGGCCTTCCCGcccacgggggcggggggcggcggggggggggggggggcggttccgGGACAGCCCAGACACTCAGGGAGATGTTGATGGTTCCTCGCCCTAGGATCTTCGTCATCACCTTCCTCATCATCCTCCCCCTCCTGTGCATCTGCTGTCTTGCTAAGCGGTTCTGTCGCAGCTGCAGAGAACAGGAGCAGGACCCCCCAGCGGATCACCAGGGGCCCCCGGAGCCGCCCTCCATCGCCCCCCCAGAGAGGGTCAGGACGTCCACCtctgagcccccacccccctacaGCGAGGTAggtgcctctgccccactccttgCTCGGTTCCTCAGCTGGCCATACCTCCCTATTGTCCAGGTTACAGGGAGGCCCTCCTCACCCCAGGCCTCTGGACCTAGAGAGGGCCCTGCAGCCACCATtgggtcccccctccccctggcgAACACGCACGGCCGGCACTTGGCGGGTGCCGGCCACTGCCAGGCCCTGAGAAGACTCTGTGTTCCCTCTTTCCCCTGCAGATTATTCTGAAGCCCGTCCTGCCCCCCATGGAGCCGCCCCCTCCCTACAGTGTCAGGCCTGAAGAATATTCTGGGATGCCCAGGGGCATCGACAACCCAGCCTTCTGAGCCACCTCCTGCCTGGAGCTACGACATCATCGGCCACCTCCTCCCCAGTGCTTCCTGGATCAAGCCAGAGACTCTTGGGACCCCCGTGATGCCCCCATCCGTCCTGCCATGTCTCTTGCTGTTCTTGGTTTTAACTTATTGCTTTTCCCGCTCCACCACCAGCCGCCTCTGTTGTCCTGAGTGCCGGTCAGAAGTGTCAGcggccacccccccacccccatcccaagtGAGAGGCTGCCAGGAGGAACATGTCAATGCTTGGAGGTGCCTGACAATAGAATGGGCCACTCTGGGGAGCGGAGAGAACCCCATTTCTGGGGGGTATACAAATCCTGGCTGGGCAGCCAGCTCCGAGATATTATAGAGGGCACTCCTGTTTCGTGCACGATTGGACTGCGTGGGCTCTGAGCCAACCCCGGGTCTACCTGAATAGGGAAGACCCCATTGCCCCCTACCCCAAACGTGTACTCACTAAATCTGAGCTGATCGTCACTGAGAGTCTGCCTCTGGCTGTGTGGGGTGGTGACTGGGGAGTGAGCCCAGAcactgcgggggtggggggggatggtggggggtggTCCCCACACCCCCAAATCCCACCATTGATGTATTGATGATGAGCCAGGGCGGACAGAACATCTGTGAACCACCCTCTGGTAAAGGATCTTTGGAGATGCTCTGACCCAGCACCCAGGTCTCAGGGTGCTAAGGAGGACTGGAAGTTGGGGACCACATGGGAGTaactgttcttttcttccccatcccGTCCTCCCACTGCTCTCCTCAGGAGATGTAACGCTCAGCTCCCTGCCTTTCTCGccgtgggggtgaggagggggcaaAGGAGAGGGGTGTGGGGCAGGGCCTCTGGAGATCTCGATCTGCCCCACCCTGGAATCTCCTGGAAAGAGGAGACTGAAAGGGTAGGTTCACCCTTCTCTTCCAGCCCGGTGTGGTTCCCAGGTGCTCCCACTTGAGCTTGTCTGCAGGGTTAACCCCTAAGAGGAAAGAAGCATTCACCACCTCGGCTCAAGAGAAGAGTCTTCGTGGGGCATTAGTCACCATGGGACCTCCGGCAAAGTGTGGAGCTGGGGGACTAGCATTGGGCAAGGCAGAGTGAGAGACACCTTCCATGCCAGTGTCTTGGGGCTCAGGCAGGGCATGGCTCCTCCACCGTGATCCTGCCTTTGCACTGCTCCCCTGCAGCCCATGAATGCTGGCCTTCCTCCCCAGACGTAGGGCACAAAGGCAAGACTGGCCGAAACTCCTGGGAGGATTGGAGGTAGCACCCTGCTGTAAGCCTCCTCCAGGGCTCTCGATAATACCCATCctttggtggggtggggtgtgtgggggggggtggtcatgACCCAGGCAGGTGGCAGGGCCAGAAGCAGGGACACGGCACAGCCAGCTCCAAAGACGctagggctggggctggggccagagGTCCAAAGGGAGAACAGTAGTTAGGGCCGAGGAGCAGAGTCGGGTTGGCGGTTAGGAGAATGCACGCGGCCATGAGATGTTTCCCTTCAGTTTCAGGGATTGGTTAGGGgagcagaaggaagaaggaagatctGTCTGCCTGATGTAAATGAGGCTAGCCCCAGTTAGAGAAGTCTCAGAGCTGATGCCCTCACTGGGTAAGCACCCACCCGGGTGGGAGGATGGTAAGCAATGAGATTTACAGACCTGGAGGAGGAGGTCACCTTCTGCTACGTTCTTTTCATCAAAGATGACACGAGAGCCCTTAGATCCTCCCCCAGCAGCAGGAGAGCGGCCTGGAGGGTAGTAGGCCTCCTGAAGCCCAACCTTGCTGGGACCTGGTGGCAGAAACGGCCAGTTCTAGGTCTCtgttgtattgttggtgggaggGAAAATAGTGTGACCCTGGAGGGCAATCTAGCAGCATCCTTTGATAGCACAGATAGTTACAAATCTCCTACTATGTGTCCGGCACCTGGtatccattaaaattttattttattttatttttgtaatgtttatttgtttctgagagagagcacaagacagagggcgagcaggggaggggcagagagagacagggagacacagaatccgaagcaggctccgggctctgagctgtcagcacagaacctgacacagggcctgaacccaggaacagtgagatcatgacctgagccgaagtcggacgcttaaccgaccggaccacccaggtgcctccccatTAGAATTTTAAATGCTCATGACCCAGCAAGTCTGCTTCTGAGAATGAGCTTTCAGAAAGGctcctacag of the Neofelis nebulosa isolate mNeoNeb1 chromosome 16, mNeoNeb1.pri, whole genome shotgun sequence genome contains:
- the TMEM92 gene encoding transmembrane protein 92 isoform X2; protein product: MSDTWVPGLVPTLLLSLLAGPQQAAAKCGLFFTCPRGFKCCGDSCCQEYELFSSPLRIFVITFLIILPLLCICCLAKRFCRSCREQEQDPPADHQGPPEPPSIAPPERVRTSTSEPPPPYSEIILKPVLPPMEPPPPYSVRPEEYSGMPRGIDNPAF
- the TMEM92 gene encoding transmembrane protein 92 isoform X1, which encodes MSDTWVPGLVPTLLLSLLAGPQQVSAWEAAAKCGLFFTCPRGFKCCGDSCCQEYELFSSPLRIFVITFLIILPLLCICCLAKRFCRSCREQEQDPPADHQGPPEPPSIAPPERVRTSTSEPPPPYSEIILKPVLPPMEPPPPYSVRPEEYSGMPRGIDNPAF